The following proteins come from a genomic window of Natrinema saccharevitans:
- a CDS encoding heme NO-binding domain-containing protein, translating into MHGIVHKTLEEYVVERTDDDTWDTIVERSELEPKLYLPVSHYDDDEIDAILETLSGMATQDRAAIERDFGRRLAPELLSTFSAHVGSDWDLPELLVGLEDVYDDIETATDETSLPELSCTRESDHATVTYDTHRDRRYCGLAHGILDGLVAAFDADATVTKTDCVEDGADACRFRVDFE; encoded by the coding sequence ATGCACGGAATCGTCCACAAGACCCTCGAGGAGTACGTCGTCGAACGGACCGACGACGACACCTGGGACACGATCGTCGAGCGATCGGAACTGGAGCCGAAGCTGTATCTGCCCGTCTCGCATTACGACGACGACGAGATCGACGCCATCCTCGAGACGCTCTCGGGGATGGCGACACAGGACAGGGCCGCGATCGAACGCGACTTCGGCCGGCGGCTGGCCCCGGAGCTGCTCTCGACGTTCAGCGCACACGTCGGCAGCGACTGGGACCTCCCCGAGTTGCTGGTCGGCCTCGAAGACGTCTACGACGACATCGAAACCGCCACCGACGAGACGTCACTGCCGGAGCTGTCCTGTACCCGCGAGTCCGATCACGCGACCGTCACGTACGACACTCACCGAGACCGCCGGTACTGCGGGCTCGCCCACGGCATTCTCGACGGACTCGTCGCCGCGTTCGACGCCGACGCGACCGTCACGAAGACCGACTGCGTCGAAGACGGGGCCGACGCCTGTCGGTTCCGGGTCGACTTCGAGTGA
- the glmM gene encoding phosphoglucosamine mutase, translating into MEIFGSSGTRGVANEELTPAFVLRVAKAAGTIWVEDAGAKRVGIARDTRYTGRMLADAAASGLASIGIDVDRLGIVPTPGAQAYAEREGVPVIVVTASHNPPQYNGIKLVGADGVELSVATLEAIEDRLLAESFTAAAWDETGRVREIDGVCRAYVEQLLAAVDREPIADADLTVALDPGHGAGALTSPEFFRELGCRVVTVNGQPDGRFPGRDPEPVPDNLADLGRLVRSTDADVGIAHDGDADRAIFFDEDGEYVEGDATLAALAAAELEAGDTTVSAVNVSQRLVDVVNEVGADLELTPIGSTNIITRIRELEDSGKRVPIAGEGNGGIFFPNYRLSRDGAFTAARFLELVAERPVSEIVAPYDGYVNVRRNLEYESTAERDAMLDAAANQAKAADADLNTRDGYRLDYGDAWVLARPSGTEPLVRIYAEAREGDRAEELVADMYDALADAKADA; encoded by the coding sequence ATGGAGATATTCGGATCGAGCGGGACGCGGGGCGTCGCCAACGAGGAGCTGACGCCCGCGTTCGTTCTCCGCGTCGCGAAGGCGGCGGGGACGATCTGGGTCGAGGACGCCGGTGCAAAGCGGGTCGGGATCGCCCGCGATACCCGCTACACCGGACGAATGCTGGCCGATGCGGCCGCGAGCGGGCTGGCGAGTATCGGCATCGACGTCGACCGACTGGGGATCGTTCCGACGCCGGGGGCACAGGCCTACGCCGAACGCGAGGGGGTCCCGGTGATCGTCGTCACGGCCTCGCACAACCCGCCCCAGTACAACGGGATCAAACTCGTCGGGGCCGACGGCGTCGAACTCTCGGTCGCGACTCTCGAGGCCATCGAGGACCGGCTGCTGGCCGAGTCGTTCACGGCGGCCGCCTGGGACGAGACGGGCCGAGTCCGCGAGATCGACGGCGTTTGCCGGGCCTACGTCGAGCAGCTGCTCGCGGCCGTCGATCGCGAGCCGATCGCCGACGCCGACCTGACCGTCGCGCTGGACCCCGGCCACGGCGCGGGCGCGCTGACCAGCCCGGAGTTCTTCCGGGAACTGGGCTGTCGGGTCGTCACCGTCAACGGCCAGCCCGACGGTCGATTCCCCGGTCGCGACCCCGAACCCGTCCCCGACAACCTCGCCGATCTGGGCCGGCTCGTCCGGTCGACCGACGCCGACGTCGGGATCGCCCACGACGGCGACGCCGACCGGGCGATCTTCTTCGACGAGGACGGCGAGTACGTCGAGGGCGACGCCACCCTCGCGGCGCTTGCCGCCGCCGAACTCGAGGCCGGCGACACGACCGTCTCGGCGGTCAACGTCTCCCAGCGGCTCGTCGACGTCGTGAACGAGGTCGGGGCCGACCTCGAGCTCACGCCGATCGGCTCGACGAACATCATCACCCGCATCCGCGAACTCGAGGACTCGGGCAAGCGGGTCCCGATCGCCGGCGAGGGCAACGGCGGGATCTTCTTCCCGAACTACCGGCTCTCGCGGGACGGTGCCTTCACCGCCGCCCGGTTCCTCGAACTCGTCGCCGAACGGCCGGTCAGCGAGATCGTCGCCCCCTACGACGGCTACGTCAACGTCCGGCGCAACCTCGAGTACGAGTCGACGGCGGAACGCGACGCGATGCTCGACGCGGCGGCCAACCAGGCCAAAGCGGCCGACGCGGACCTCAACACTCGAGACGGCTACCGGCTCGATTACGGCGACGCGTGGGTGCTGGCCCGTCCGTCCGGCACCGAGCCTCTCGTCCGGATCTACGCCGAGGCCCGCGAGGGCGACCGCGCCGAGGAACTCGTCGCGGACATGTACGACGCGTTGGCCGACGCGAAAGCCGACGCCTGA
- the ileS gene encoding isoleucine--tRNA ligase has translation MSRFAEVDDQYDPHELEQRVFEYWDDVDAYEQTVEHRSDGESFFFVDGPPYTSGSAHMGTTWNKSLKDVYLRFFRMQGYDVTDRPGYDMHGLPIETRVEEKLGFENKKDIEEFGEENFIQECKDYADEQLEGLQADFQDFGVWMDWDDPYKTVEPEYMEAAWWGFSNAADRGLVEKGHRSISQCPRCETAIANNEVEYEDVEDPSIYVKFDLEDRDGKLVIWTTTPWTIPANTFVAVDEEGEYVGVRAERDGEEELLYVAEPKFEEVLKAGRYDDYEVVEEHTGEDLLGWAYEHPMADRVPAHPDHEGACQVYAADYVDTHGDGTGLVHSAPGHGEEDFERGRELDFPIFCPVGSDGVYTDQGGAYEGQFVRDANEEIIADLEDDGDLLASETISHSYGHCWRCDTGIVQIVTDQWFITITDVKDELLDNIEDSEWHPEWARDNRFRDFVEEAPDWNVSRQRYWGIPLPVWTPEDRDDDEDRIVVGDREELAERVDQEIDPDEVDLHKDTVDELTITEDGTTYTRVPDVFDVWLDSSVASWGTLNYPSDDSRFDELWPADFILEAHDQTRGWFWSQLGMGTAALGDSPYEEVLMHGHALMPDGRAMSKSKDILIDPHEAIDRHGRDVMRLFLLSNNPQGEDMRFDWDGMQTMENHLRTLWNVFRFPLPYMRLDEFDPTETTLESVDDHLEPLDEWVLARLQSTKAEMTDAFEDFRQDKAIDALLEFVVEDVSRFYVQAVRERMWDEADSDSKRAAYATLYRVLRETVALLAPYAPFISEEIYGTLTGDDGHPTVHMEDWPAVEEYWADEQLETDVALLRAIEEAGANARQQAGRKLRWPVPRVVVAADDERVVEAVSRHPGLLEERLNAREIELVSPDERWGELAYSAEADMSELGPAFGDRAGQVMNALNEARIDEPGLEAIEDAVSDVLEDDEEISDEMVSFVTQTPDDVAGTAFGLDGDDRGVVYVDASLTDDIESEGYAREVIRRVQEMRKDLDLDVEERIALDLTIEDDRVADLVAERTDLISEEVRADERREVEDGHRKEWEVEGVTMEIALEPLAAAEASD, from the coding sequence ATGAGCAGGTTCGCCGAGGTCGACGACCAGTACGACCCCCACGAACTCGAGCAGCGGGTCTTCGAGTACTGGGACGACGTCGACGCCTACGAGCAGACGGTCGAGCATCGGTCCGACGGTGAGTCCTTCTTCTTCGTCGACGGCCCGCCGTACACGTCGGGGTCGGCCCACATGGGGACGACCTGGAACAAGTCGCTGAAAGACGTTTACCTCCGCTTCTTCCGGATGCAGGGGTACGACGTCACCGACCGCCCCGGCTACGACATGCACGGGCTCCCTATCGAGACTCGCGTCGAGGAGAAACTCGGCTTCGAGAACAAAAAGGACATCGAGGAGTTCGGCGAGGAGAACTTCATCCAGGAGTGCAAGGACTACGCCGACGAGCAACTCGAGGGCCTGCAGGCGGACTTTCAGGACTTCGGGGTCTGGATGGACTGGGACGACCCCTACAAGACGGTCGAACCGGAGTACATGGAGGCCGCGTGGTGGGGATTCTCGAACGCCGCCGACCGCGGCTTAGTCGAGAAGGGCCACCGATCGATCTCGCAGTGCCCCCGGTGTGAGACCGCGATCGCGAACAACGAGGTCGAGTACGAGGACGTCGAGGACCCCTCGATCTACGTCAAGTTTGACCTCGAGGACCGGGACGGGAAACTCGTCATCTGGACGACGACGCCGTGGACGATTCCCGCCAACACCTTCGTCGCGGTCGACGAGGAGGGCGAGTACGTCGGCGTCCGCGCCGAGAGAGACGGCGAGGAGGAACTGCTGTACGTCGCCGAGCCGAAGTTCGAGGAGGTACTGAAAGCGGGCCGCTACGACGACTACGAAGTCGTCGAGGAACACACCGGCGAGGACCTGCTCGGGTGGGCCTACGAACACCCGATGGCCGACCGCGTCCCCGCCCACCCCGACCACGAGGGGGCCTGTCAGGTCTACGCCGCGGACTACGTCGACACGCACGGCGACGGGACCGGCCTCGTTCACTCCGCGCCCGGCCACGGTGAGGAGGACTTCGAGCGCGGCCGCGAACTCGACTTCCCGATCTTCTGTCCCGTCGGCAGCGACGGCGTCTACACCGATCAGGGCGGCGCGTACGAGGGACAGTTCGTCCGCGACGCCAACGAGGAGATCATCGCCGACCTCGAGGACGACGGCGACCTGCTCGCGTCGGAGACGATCTCCCACAGCTACGGCCACTGCTGGCGCTGTGACACGGGCATCGTCCAGATCGTCACCGACCAGTGGTTCATCACGATCACCGACGTGAAAGACGAGCTGCTCGACAACATCGAGGACAGCGAGTGGCACCCCGAGTGGGCCCGCGACAACCGCTTCCGTGACTTCGTCGAGGAAGCGCCGGACTGGAACGTCTCGCGCCAGCGCTACTGGGGCATCCCGCTGCCCGTCTGGACCCCCGAGGACCGCGACGACGACGAGGACCGCATCGTCGTCGGCGACCGCGAGGAACTCGCCGAGCGGGTCGATCAGGAGATCGACCCCGACGAGGTCGACCTCCACAAGGACACCGTCGACGAGTTGACGATCACCGAGGACGGGACCACTTATACCCGCGTCCCCGACGTTTTCGACGTCTGGCTCGACTCCTCGGTCGCCTCGTGGGGCACCCTGAACTACCCCTCCGACGACAGCCGCTTCGACGAACTCTGGCCCGCCGACTTCATCCTCGAGGCCCACGACCAGACCCGAGGTTGGTTCTGGTCCCAGCTGGGGATGGGCACCGCCGCGCTCGGCGACAGCCCCTACGAGGAGGTGCTGATGCACGGCCACGCGCTGATGCCCGACGGCCGCGCGATGAGCAAGTCCAAGGACATCCTGATCGATCCCCACGAGGCGATCGACCGCCACGGCCGGGACGTGATGCGGCTGTTCCTGCTGTCGAACAACCCGCAGGGCGAGGACATGCGCTTCGACTGGGACGGGATGCAGACGATGGAGAACCACCTCCGGACGCTGTGGAACGTCTTCCGGTTCCCGCTGCCGTACATGCGGTTAGACGAGTTCGATCCCACCGAGACGACCCTCGAGTCGGTCGACGACCACCTCGAGCCCCTCGACGAGTGGGTCCTCGCTCGGCTGCAGTCCACGAAGGCCGAGATGACCGACGCGTTCGAGGACTTCCGCCAGGACAAGGCCATCGACGCTCTCCTCGAGTTCGTCGTCGAGGACGTCTCCCGATTCTACGTGCAGGCGGTCCGCGAGCGCATGTGGGACGAGGCCGACAGCGATTCGAAACGGGCCGCCTACGCGACGCTCTACCGCGTGCTGCGGGAGACGGTCGCGCTGCTGGCTCCCTACGCGCCGTTCATCAGCGAGGAGATCTACGGCACGCTGACCGGCGACGACGGCCACCCGACCGTCCACATGGAGGACTGGCCCGCAGTCGAGGAGTACTGGGCCGACGAACAACTCGAGACCGACGTCGCGCTCCTCCGCGCGATCGAGGAAGCCGGCGCGAACGCCCGCCAGCAGGCCGGCCGCAAGCTTCGCTGGCCCGTCCCGCGGGTCGTCGTCGCCGCCGACGACGAGCGGGTCGTCGAGGCCGTGTCCCGCCACCCCGGCCTGCTCGAGGAGCGGCTCAACGCCCGCGAGATCGAACTCGTCTCGCCCGACGAGCGCTGGGGCGAACTCGCCTACAGCGCCGAGGCCGACATGAGCGAACTCGGGCCGGCCTTCGGCGACCGCGCCGGACAGGTCATGAACGCGCTCAACGAAGCCCGCATCGACGAGCCGGGTCTCGAGGCGATCGAAGACGCCGTGTCCGACGTCCTCGAGGACGACGAGGAGATCTCCGACGAGATGGTCTCGTTCGTGACTCAGACCCCCGACGACGTCGCCGGCACCGCCTTCGGCCTCGACGGCGACGACCGCGGCGTCGTCTACGTCGACGCCTCGCTGACCGACGACATCGAGAGCGAGGGCTACGCCCGCGAGGTCATCCGCCGGGTTCAGGAGATGCGCAAGGACCTCGACCTCGACGTCGAGGAGCGGATCGCGCTGGATCTCACGATCGAGGACGATCGCGTGGCCGATCTCGTCGCCGAACGCACGGACCTCATCAGCGAGGAAGTCCGCGCCGACGAGCGCCGCGAGGTCGAGGACGGCCACCGCAAGGAGTGGGAGGTCGAGGGCGTGACGATGGAGATCGCGCTCGAGCCGCTTGCGGCCGCCGAGGCGTCGGACTGA
- a CDS encoding ribose-phosphate diphosphokinase, translating to MIVSGSASQALAAALARELEEPLAAVEYDRFPDGELLAAAPGVAEADPDRAVIVASTVSSDAHLELLQLQDAVREAGVEKIVTVLPYMGYGRQDAPFEPGHPVSARAVARAISTGTDRVLTVNPHETAVCEFFEPTATAVDAAGQLADPLPDDLTEPVFLSPDAGAIELAETARDAYGTGETDYFEKTRHSGTEVEITPSDVDVADRDVVVVDDIIATGSTMSEAVGVLTERDADRLFVTCVHPLLARDAVTKLSRAGVEAIYGTDTIERGVDTVSVAPTLAEHL from the coding sequence ATGATCGTCAGCGGCTCCGCGTCGCAGGCACTGGCCGCGGCGCTGGCACGCGAACTCGAGGAACCGCTCGCCGCCGTCGAGTACGACCGCTTTCCCGACGGCGAACTGCTCGCGGCCGCCCCCGGCGTCGCCGAGGCCGACCCAGATCGGGCCGTGATCGTCGCCTCGACCGTCTCGAGCGACGCCCACCTCGAACTGCTCCAGTTGCAAGACGCGGTCCGCGAGGCCGGCGTCGAGAAGATCGTCACCGTCCTACCCTACATGGGGTACGGCCGTCAGGACGCGCCCTTCGAGCCGGGCCATCCCGTCTCCGCGCGGGCGGTCGCCCGCGCGATCTCGACCGGGACCGACCGCGTGCTGACCGTCAATCCCCACGAGACCGCCGTCTGTGAGTTCTTCGAGCCGACGGCGACGGCCGTCGACGCGGCTGGCCAGTTGGCCGATCCCCTTCCCGACGACCTCACCGAACCCGTCTTTCTCTCGCCGGACGCCGGCGCGATCGAACTGGCCGAGACGGCCCGCGACGCCTACGGGACGGGCGAAACCGACTACTTCGAGAAGACCCGCCACTCCGGCACCGAGGTCGAGATCACGCCCAGCGATGTCGACGTAGCCGACCGCGACGTCGTCGTCGTCGACGACATCATCGCGACGGGCTCGACGATGAGCGAAGCCGTCGGCGTCCTCACCGAGCGCGACGCCGACCGCCTGTTCGTCACCTGCGTCCACCCGCTGCTCGCCCGCGACGCCGTCACGAAGCTCTCGCGGGCCGGCGTCGAGGCGATCTACGGCACCGACACCATCGAGCGGGGCGTCGATACCGTCTCGGTCGCCCCCACGCTCGCCGAACACCTGTAA
- a CDS encoding CARDB domain-containing protein, whose translation MDAEIALERGATVESTTGFERTGERSLEWTGTTDEPTVRYTMPADRTGERGADAIGEGYSFVDTGEWAVVPVPDVAISLRRTDPVGIEETVRVDGPGATGGDIAFFGAVTERERTVDGERFRLAVPEAATLEESPDAILAALADASDRLEVGARPDETFVVAVPDTVDWGLRGIQYGESDAWVVADEPLDGPNPAWLHEYVHVRQRFANTADGTTTETEWVVEGQADYHAGLLALEAGYTDFEQFSRLLERGTESPYADGALADPATWDHERTDYVNGALVAGEIDRQLRVATDGDRTLADVVRKLNADDDAVTEADLLESIEAYGGTAVRTDAERYTRTDATPDVWSRSDHGAAFDQSVASFASGFGTGPIEVAGEEWPRWSASEAGVEAGTDEAIVVPAGEAVTVPATVDNVGEREGTYDLTLGADGRTVDHRQGTLAPGEDRSHRLSWTPADPGTYVLRIGSDRLTAVVRSAPSVTVTDLRLEPESADPGEAVTATATVEAAADGPGAAVLAFRTIDGVAAERPVAVRPDGTATVEAQLRFDEAGRYEIGAGDRTATVSVGETGPAAALEGVPGFGVPAALGALLLLFAIAFAPRRR comes from the coding sequence GTGGATGCCGAGATCGCGCTCGAGCGAGGTGCGACCGTCGAGTCGACCACCGGCTTCGAGCGGACCGGCGAGCGGAGCCTCGAGTGGACGGGGACGACCGACGAGCCGACGGTACGATATACGATGCCGGCCGATCGAACGGGTGAGCGGGGTGCCGACGCGATCGGCGAGGGGTATTCCTTCGTCGACACCGGCGAGTGGGCGGTCGTCCCGGTTCCGGACGTGGCGATCTCGCTGCGCCGGACGGATCCCGTCGGCATCGAGGAGACGGTCCGCGTCGACGGCCCCGGCGCGACCGGCGGCGACATCGCGTTCTTCGGCGCGGTGACCGAACGCGAGCGGACCGTCGACGGGGAGCGGTTCCGGCTGGCCGTCCCCGAGGCCGCGACACTCGAGGAGTCGCCCGACGCGATCCTCGCGGCGCTGGCCGACGCGAGCGACCGGCTCGAGGTCGGAGCGCGACCCGACGAGACGTTCGTCGTCGCGGTCCCCGACACCGTCGACTGGGGACTGCGGGGCATCCAGTACGGCGAGTCCGACGCCTGGGTCGTCGCGGACGAACCGCTCGACGGTCCGAACCCGGCCTGGCTCCACGAGTACGTCCACGTCCGCCAGCGCTTTGCAAACACCGCCGACGGGACGACGACCGAGACGGAGTGGGTCGTCGAGGGGCAGGCGGATTACCACGCGGGACTGCTGGCCCTCGAGGCCGGATACACCGATTTCGAGCAGTTCAGCCGACTGCTCGAGCGCGGGACGGAGTCGCCTTACGCGGACGGCGCGCTCGCCGACCCCGCGACGTGGGACCACGAGCGCACCGATTACGTCAACGGCGCGCTTGTAGCCGGCGAGATCGACCGACAGTTACGGGTCGCGACCGACGGGGATCGGACGCTGGCGGACGTCGTCCGGAAACTGAACGCCGACGATGACGCGGTGACCGAGGCGGACCTCCTGGAGTCGATCGAGGCCTACGGCGGGACGGCCGTTCGGACCGACGCCGAGCGCTACACCCGCACGGACGCGACGCCCGACGTGTGGAGCCGGTCGGATCACGGGGCCGCGTTCGACCAGTCGGTCGCGAGCTTCGCGTCCGGGTTCGGCACCGGCCCGATCGAGGTCGCCGGCGAGGAGTGGCCGCGGTGGTCGGCGTCCGAAGCGGGCGTCGAGGCCGGCACTGACGAGGCGATCGTCGTGCCCGCCGGCGAGGCGGTGACGGTCCCGGCGACGGTCGACAACGTTGGCGAGCGCGAGGGGACGTACGACCTGACGCTGGGGGCCGACGGCAGGACCGTCGATCACCGGCAGGGGACGCTCGCGCCCGGCGAGGACCGCTCTCACCGGCTCTCGTGGACGCCCGCCGATCCCGGGACGTACGTCCTGCGAATCGGCTCGGACCGGCTGACGGCCGTCGTCCGCTCGGCCCCGAGCGTGACCGTCACCGACCTCCGACTCGAGCCCGAGTCGGCCGACCCCGGCGAGGCGGTGACGGCGACCGCAACAGTCGAGGCTGCCGCCGACGGTCCCGGAGCCGCCGTCCTCGCGTTCAGGACGATCGACGGCGTCGCCGCCGAGCGACCGGTGGCGGTCCGCCCCGACGGGACGGCGACGGTCGAAGCCCAACTCCGGTTCGACGAGGCGGGTCGGTACGAGATCGGCGCCGGCGATCGAACGGCGACGGTCAGCGTCGGCGAGACGGGGCCGGCCGCGGCGCTCGAAGGCGTTCCCGGCTTCGGGGTGCCGGCGGCGCTCGGTGCGCTCCTGTTGCTGTTCGCGATCGCGTTCGCGCCGCGGCGACGGTAA
- a CDS encoding HVO_0234 family beta-propeller protein translates to MHSIEEKRVYGDREGAITAYVASATGVVRVRVAGDTVGEFGLCERRPARDVATTDEAVAIATDEDVRVARLEDGEDTETFAETGFGPAVAVGADGGELFAAAPDGRIARRPAGTEEWTDLEGEGVAAVRAIDGDLVGTDDGVYRVRDGGLDHAGLTDVRDVSAAGVPLAATAEGLYKLGNGWMPIREGPFDAVSADPRSEPGRLARAYAIAGEEIYGYAGDDEWRAIEDASEPIVDVGYGETTYAVTEAGTFLAAGEDGWRPHPIGVREVTGLAVR, encoded by the coding sequence ATGCACTCGATCGAGGAGAAACGCGTCTACGGCGACCGCGAGGGCGCGATCACCGCCTACGTCGCGAGCGCGACCGGCGTCGTCCGCGTCCGCGTCGCCGGCGACACCGTCGGCGAGTTCGGCCTCTGCGAACGCCGTCCGGCTCGAGACGTCGCGACGACCGACGAGGCCGTCGCGATCGCGACCGACGAGGACGTCCGGGTTGCTCGACTCGAGGACGGCGAGGATACGGAGACGTTCGCCGAGACCGGGTTCGGCCCGGCGGTCGCCGTCGGCGCCGACGGCGGCGAACTGTTCGCGGCCGCCCCCGACGGCCGGATCGCCCGCCGGCCGGCCGGTACCGAGGAGTGGACCGACCTCGAGGGCGAGGGCGTCGCGGCGGTGCGGGCGATCGACGGCGACCTCGTCGGAACGGACGACGGTGTCTACCGGGTCCGCGACGGCGGGCTCGACCACGCCGGTCTGACCGACGTGCGAGACGTCTCGGCGGCCGGCGTCCCGCTCGCGGCCACCGCCGAGGGCCTGTACAAACTGGGTAACGGCTGGATGCCGATCCGAGAGGGGCCGTTCGACGCCGTTTCGGCGGACCCCCGTTCGGAGCCGGGCCGACTCGCACGCGCATACGCGATCGCTGGCGAGGAGATCTACGGCTACGCCGGCGACGACGAGTGGCGGGCGATCGAGGACGCGAGCGAACCGATCGTCGACGTCGGCTACGGAGAGACGACCTACGCCGTGACCGAAGCCGGGACGTTCCTCGCGGCCGGCGAGGACGGGTGGCGTCCCCACCCGATCGGGGTCCGCGAGGTGACCGGGCTGGCCGTTCGATAG